Proteins found in one bacterium genomic segment:
- a CDS encoding carbohydrate-binding family 9-like protein gives MRTFLLLAVVLGLALSACAQAPKGYICYRATNPVTIDGKLDDAAWKSAPWTDNFVDIEGSKKPAPRFQTHAKMLWDDQNFYIAATLEEPQVWATIAKRDDVIFHDNDFEVFMDPNGDNFEYGEFEINALNTGWDLFLNKPYKDNGHADDSWNIDGIKTAVFVNGTLNNPADTDSGWSVEIAMPWASLQRISHTAKPPQPAEQWRINFSRVEWLTTIVNGACKKVEGKPEDNWVWSPQAVINMHRPEMWGLVQFSTRAPGADSLRADPFADARRVLHELYYVEKEYYDRHQVWATQSPVPAGSPLPRVAATDSGFTITLDVGSAQAHIRQDSYFWIDSTKSR, from the coding sequence ATGAGAACATTCCTGTTACTGGCTGTAGTGCTCGGCCTGGCCCTCTCCGCCTGCGCCCAAGCGCCCAAAGGCTACATCTGCTACCGCGCAACAAACCCGGTGACCATCGACGGCAAGCTTGATGACGCCGCCTGGAAGAGCGCTCCTTGGACCGACAACTTTGTAGACATTGAAGGCAGCAAGAAACCTGCGCCGCGCTTCCAGACTCATGCAAAGATGCTGTGGGATGATCAGAATTTCTACATTGCCGCGACCCTTGAGGAACCGCAGGTCTGGGCCACGATTGCCAAGCGCGACGATGTTATCTTTCATGATAATGATTTCGAAGTCTTTATGGACCCCAACGGCGACAATTTCGAATACGGTGAATTCGAGATCAATGCCTTGAACACCGGCTGGGATCTTTTTCTGAACAAACCCTATAAGGATAACGGTCACGCCGACGATTCGTGGAACATCGACGGCATCAAAACCGCAGTTTTCGTAAACGGCACCCTGAACAATCCCGCAGACACCGACAGCGGCTGGAGTGTGGAAATCGCCATGCCGTGGGCATCGCTTCAGAGGATCAGCCACACCGCCAAGCCTCCCCAGCCTGCCGAGCAGTGGCGCATCAATTTCTCCCGCGTGGAATGGCTGACCACCATCGTCAACGGCGCCTGCAAAAAGGTGGAAGGCAAGCCGGAAGACAACTGGGTCTGGTCGCCGCAAGCCGTCATCAACATGCACCGTCCGGAAATGTGGGGCCTTGTCCAATTTTCCACTCGCGCTCCCGGCGCCGATTCCCTGCGTGCCGATCCCTTCGCCGACGCGCGCCGCGTACTGCACGAACTCTACTATGTCGAGAAAGAGTACTATGACCGGCATCAGGTCTGGGCCACGCAGTCACCCGTCCCCGCAGGATCCCCGCTTCCCCGCGTCGCGGCTACCGACAGTGGTTTCACCATTACCCTCGACGTCGGCAGCGCCCAGGCCCACATCCGTCAGGACTCCTATTTCTGGATCGACTCCACCAAGTCCCGCTAA
- a CDS encoding tetratricopeptide repeat protein, translating into MKTNLLVLILMGLACGLLISCGSTQYAAVKRYISHEDFTRAQTELEATGPSDAQGWALLAECRLLQQDYLGLADAAHRSLALSDEFRGEINHFLQLAFIEQLNSGILAFNDGNDPEASRLFNQLLVYSQAIREYMTPQMVKTSQRVAGLAGAVSIRLKNFPSARAYLEGLRSQWKSNPALLERVAFIYFQMGEPQLCVATCESLLVREPKNTTVLELRTQACQQLGHADATVNAYRDALELSPDSIIIHRNIGIILFQLEEWKEARSHLAIAFHNKPADSLSLLVMMSECLYNEGDYEGALQGFKRAAEGEGGSPDLYKAMGACYRCLGDRKQADVAFREATRVAGRNRTSAALDSAGISPGDLQRIGRDGK; encoded by the coding sequence ATGAAAACCAACCTATTGGTCCTGATTCTCATGGGTCTTGCCTGCGGTCTGTTAATCAGTTGCGGCTCGACTCAATATGCGGCAGTGAAGCGGTACATCAGCCACGAGGACTTCACACGGGCTCAGACGGAGTTGGAAGCCACCGGCCCTTCGGATGCCCAAGGCTGGGCTTTGCTGGCGGAGTGCCGGCTCCTGCAGCAGGATTATCTCGGATTGGCCGATGCCGCGCACCGCTCTTTGGCGCTCTCGGACGAATTCCGCGGGGAGATCAACCACTTTCTGCAACTGGCGTTTATCGAACAATTGAATAGCGGGATTCTGGCTTTCAATGATGGCAACGATCCCGAAGCGTCGCGGCTGTTCAACCAGCTCCTGGTGTACAGTCAGGCGATCCGCGAGTACATGACGCCACAGATGGTCAAGACCAGCCAGCGGGTGGCCGGACTGGCCGGCGCAGTGTCCATCCGGCTGAAGAACTTCCCCAGCGCCCGGGCGTATCTCGAAGGGCTGCGTTCCCAGTGGAAGAGCAATCCAGCGCTTTTGGAGCGCGTGGCGTTCATCTATTTCCAGATGGGCGAACCCCAGCTTTGCGTAGCGACCTGCGAGAGCCTGCTGGTGCGCGAGCCGAAGAACACGACGGTCCTTGAACTGCGGACTCAGGCCTGCCAGCAGCTCGGCCATGCCGACGCGACGGTAAATGCCTACCGCGACGCCCTTGAACTATCGCCGGATTCCATCATTATCCATCGCAACATCGGCATCATACTTTTCCAGCTCGAAGAGTGGAAAGAGGCGCGATCGCATCTGGCGATTGCCTTCCACAATAAGCCGGCGGACTCGTTGAGCCTGCTGGTCATGATGTCGGAGTGCCTCTATAATGAAGGGGATTATGAAGGGGCCTTGCAGGGCTTCAAGCGCGCGGCGGAAGGGGAGGGGGGCAGCCCCGACCTTTACAAAGCGATGGGGGCCTGCTACCGCTGTCTGGGAGACCGCAAGCAGGCGGACGTCGCTTTCCGCGAAGCCACGCGCGTCGCGGGGCGCAACCGGACCAGTGCGGCGCTCGATTCGGCAGGCATTTCACCGGGAGATTTGCAGAGGATAGGGAGAGACGGCAAATGA
- a CDS encoding C25 family cysteine peptidase: MVRLIRLSLCALCMISLSALAAPAVPFAFDRAHTPGTGVALDITKMSPAHTSISLRSPAVVTENQVVGYENFQAFSLQGEPFIPAEGHPTVPQVSRFYQIPNTGGVDLVISDAEYDVVDNINSLPYQGVEGDVSRLVRDPDIYTKDGWYPANVAIMTDPMIMRDFRVVQVTLHPVQVNPVTHQARIYRNISVDVVANNQPGIRELTHPHRISGSWVPIYRNAISNLDDSALDDATTTPGRYLIVTSTSSQIRNFADSLAEWKTRKGFKVQIAALSDVSSPQTVKNAILAAYNDNTAGPLEYVALMGDPDWSGVGIPGDFSNFDHFYADLTGDDLEEVAVGRLSGGSTSAMATIHAKILGYERNPHMESSPGVADTMWFHKAYFQASTAFQCASNYTLMQWAAGQFRLYTGVDSSVVQQVSGFDRSAAVTRFNQGISFFFWRGSMQEVDPGLGEATQSGWRLPITMTVTCSAGNYQGSNGMAEALLTAGTTSNPKGGICGIGPSTGGTHHPENVTMSGGFMYGAVNAGMEHLGDAYVGAKTWLALTFGDFQSEWYLFTRYNNLFGDPGLSMWTDVPKILNVTHPTSLNVGARRVEITVQRQGDDQPVQNALVCLWKRGSDSTWVVGNTDAAGHIVLPVSVNASGSMYLTVTKQNHKPYLFTIPCNNVDCMPMLSHYTVDDDNTGGTQGNNDGVVNAGETIDLPIHIRNFGTTATATGISATMTSTNPHVTVVNGTTTYADIAPGDSVVGAQPFRIHMAPTTPNHDVVQLTLTITSNAAQSSGVLELSCVAGDLEFQRSQFVDGAFGPGATRNLSITVKNNSLVPLTGVTGHLQSFSPFVTLNTVDAAYGAIGAGARDSNLTSPFVVSANPMAFRGHQAPMLLVLTGDNGFVDSTQFVISVGTATTTDPSGPDAGGYFAYDNTDVSYELHPTFSYVDLASHQGINLNIDDSGEKTSTSQVWSTYRLLPFPVKFYGRTYDTLTICSNGWCAFGNQAWYDIARNYPIPAMQAPEAMIAPYWDDLVTSGSSLGVWVRHDPDSGRYVIQWKATNAGSPAVGLDFEVVLYDSVARPTMDGNNHILVQYNHAAMSLNITQDNERPGCTIGIQAPRGMVGLPIAYCDWTNPSMATIQDGRAILFTTDARVLFGQVDGHVLDAATNQPLAGVHVATDRYGFQGVTDATGHYHLTNVMIGNYRLIASKYRFNTDTVANVLVSLDSTTVVDYSLHHPEITLSTEAVVDTAVDDAIQATFNIVNNGNGLLDYTTRLFYAGDENTTPWDSVGSVDVTTGTNDHLLWGCEFWRDQWWASGAAAMDGHGMLYRFNRDGSPAGSIPQPSTTPLGWFDMATDGNLLYGSDSRAIYGINAQGEVMDTIPSPLNPSRAIAYDPRLDLFWVADYSSDIYAIDRSGTQIARVPNNGASALSITGLAWNADDPNGYKLYIFSRDPNQAPTRIRVTRMLPVQPFTRETATDLAGLPGDQAGGCTVTSNWNNSLVVFGALLHNGSAGDRIGIYETAFNSSWISLSPATGTVGGGQSQQMTVNLNPTILRTANYTVMAHISSTVCDTLMRLPITFVVRHTPTDVKPQPPQSIPTQFALQQNYPNPFNPTTQIRFDLPQAQHVRLRIFNALGQLVATLVDETRDAGSYTITWDARNVSTGLYLYQIKAGNFVETRKMLLMK, encoded by the coding sequence ATGGTCCGGCTCATAAGGTTGTCGCTCTGCGCCCTGTGCATGATCTCCCTTTCTGCCTTGGCCGCTCCTGCCGTGCCCTTCGCCTTCGATCGGGCACACACTCCCGGCACCGGTGTGGCGCTGGACATTACCAAAATGTCCCCGGCTCACACGTCGATCTCGCTTCGGTCCCCCGCCGTGGTGACCGAAAACCAAGTAGTGGGGTATGAGAATTTTCAAGCGTTCTCCCTTCAGGGAGAACCGTTCATTCCCGCGGAAGGCCATCCCACCGTTCCGCAGGTCAGCCGATTCTACCAGATCCCCAACACGGGTGGCGTGGATCTGGTCATCAGCGACGCCGAGTATGACGTTGTGGACAATATCAATTCCCTGCCGTATCAAGGCGTTGAAGGGGATGTATCCCGTCTGGTGCGGGATCCGGACATTTACACCAAGGACGGCTGGTACCCGGCCAATGTAGCGATCATGACCGATCCCATGATCATGCGCGACTTCCGCGTCGTGCAGGTGACCTTGCATCCCGTGCAGGTCAATCCGGTCACGCATCAGGCGCGCATCTATCGCAACATCAGCGTGGACGTGGTCGCCAATAACCAGCCCGGCATCCGTGAATTGACGCACCCGCACCGCATCTCCGGCTCCTGGGTGCCGATCTACCGCAACGCAATCTCCAATCTCGATGACAGTGCCTTAGATGACGCCACCACGACTCCCGGTAGGTATCTGATCGTCACCAGCACCAGTTCGCAGATTCGCAACTTTGCCGACAGCCTCGCCGAGTGGAAGACCCGCAAAGGGTTCAAAGTTCAGATCGCCGCTCTGTCGGACGTCTCCTCGCCACAGACGGTGAAGAACGCCATCCTGGCAGCCTATAATGATAATACCGCCGGCCCGCTCGAATATGTGGCGCTGATGGGTGATCCCGACTGGTCGGGCGTTGGCATTCCCGGAGACTTCAGCAACTTCGACCACTTCTATGCCGACCTGACCGGCGATGATCTTGAAGAAGTTGCCGTGGGCCGTCTGAGCGGCGGCAGCACATCCGCCATGGCCACCATTCACGCCAAGATTTTGGGGTACGAGCGCAATCCGCACATGGAAAGCTCCCCCGGCGTGGCCGATACCATGTGGTTCCACAAGGCCTATTTTCAGGCCAGCACCGCCTTCCAATGCGCCAGTAACTATACCCTGATGCAGTGGGCGGCCGGACAATTCCGCCTCTACACCGGCGTGGACAGCTCCGTGGTGCAACAGGTTAGCGGCTTCGACCGCAGCGCAGCCGTCACGCGCTTCAATCAGGGCATCTCCTTCTTCTTCTGGCGCGGCTCGATGCAGGAAGTCGACCCCGGTCTGGGTGAGGCTACGCAATCCGGCTGGCGGTTGCCCATAACGATGACCGTCACCTGCAGTGCAGGCAATTACCAAGGGTCCAACGGCATGGCTGAAGCTCTGCTGACCGCGGGAACCACATCGAATCCCAAGGGCGGCATCTGCGGCATCGGCCCCTCCACCGGCGGCACGCATCATCCCGAGAACGTCACCATGTCCGGCGGCTTCATGTACGGCGCCGTCAATGCCGGAATGGAGCATCTCGGCGACGCCTATGTCGGCGCCAAAACCTGGCTCGCTCTCACTTTCGGCGACTTCCAGTCCGAATGGTACCTTTTCACCCGCTACAACAACCTGTTCGGCGATCCTGGCCTGTCCATGTGGACCGACGTGCCGAAAATCCTCAATGTCACGCACCCTACGTCTCTGAATGTCGGTGCGCGCCGCGTGGAAATTACGGTTCAGCGCCAAGGCGATGATCAGCCCGTGCAGAATGCGCTGGTCTGCCTGTGGAAACGCGGCTCGGATTCTACGTGGGTGGTCGGCAATACCGACGCTGCCGGCCACATCGTGTTGCCCGTGTCCGTAAATGCATCCGGCAGCATGTACCTGACCGTAACCAAGCAGAATCACAAACCCTACCTGTTTACCATTCCCTGCAACAACGTAGACTGCATGCCCATGCTCAGCCACTACACGGTGGACGATGATAACACCGGCGGCACGCAGGGAAATAACGACGGCGTGGTGAACGCGGGCGAGACCATCGATCTTCCGATTCACATTCGCAACTTCGGCACAACGGCCACGGCCACCGGCATCTCAGCCACGATGACCAGCACCAATCCCCATGTCACCGTGGTCAACGGCACCACGACCTACGCCGACATCGCCCCCGGTGATTCGGTTGTCGGCGCGCAGCCGTTCCGGATTCACATGGCACCCACTACTCCGAATCACGACGTGGTGCAGTTGACGTTGACCATTACCAGCAACGCCGCGCAGAGTTCGGGTGTGCTCGAACTTAGCTGCGTTGCCGGAGACCTCGAATTCCAGCGCAGCCAGTTTGTCGACGGCGCGTTCGGACCCGGCGCGACGCGCAACCTGTCGATTACGGTCAAGAATAACAGTCTGGTTCCGCTCACCGGCGTAACGGGCCACCTGCAGTCCTTCAGCCCCTTCGTCACGCTGAACACCGTCGATGCCGCTTACGGGGCCATCGGTGCCGGGGCACGCGATTCCAACCTCACCAGCCCGTTCGTGGTCTCCGCCAATCCCATGGCTTTCCGTGGACATCAGGCTCCCATGCTGCTGGTGTTGACCGGAGACAACGGTTTTGTGGACAGCACGCAGTTCGTCATCAGCGTCGGCACGGCCACCACCACCGATCCCAGCGGACCGGATGCCGGAGGTTACTTCGCCTATGACAACACGGATGTCTCCTACGAGCTGCACCCGACTTTCAGCTACGTCGATCTCGCGAGCCATCAGGGCATCAATCTGAACATCGATGATTCCGGCGAAAAGACCAGTACCAGTCAGGTCTGGTCTACTTACCGGCTGCTGCCCTTCCCGGTCAAATTCTATGGCCGCACTTACGATACGCTCACGATCTGTTCCAATGGCTGGTGCGCCTTTGGCAATCAGGCGTGGTACGACATCGCCCGCAACTATCCGATTCCTGCCATGCAGGCTCCCGAGGCCATGATCGCTCCGTACTGGGATGATCTGGTAACCTCCGGTTCGAGCCTCGGTGTGTGGGTGCGCCATGACCCGGACAGTGGCCGCTATGTGATCCAGTGGAAGGCCACCAACGCCGGTTCGCCTGCGGTCGGGTTGGACTTTGAAGTCGTTCTCTACGATTCTGTCGCGCGGCCCACGATGGATGGCAACAACCATATTCTCGTGCAGTACAATCACGCCGCCATGAGTCTGAACATCACTCAGGACAATGAGCGGCCCGGCTGCACCATCGGCATTCAGGCTCCCCGCGGCATGGTCGGCCTCCCCATCGCCTATTGTGACTGGACCAACCCGAGCATGGCCACCATTCAGGATGGCCGCGCCATCCTGTTTACCACCGACGCCCGCGTACTGTTCGGCCAGGTGGATGGCCACGTGCTCGATGCCGCCACCAATCAACCTCTCGCGGGTGTCCACGTCGCCACCGACCGGTATGGCTTCCAGGGAGTCACCGACGCCACGGGCCATTATCATCTCACCAACGTGATGATCGGCAACTATCGCCTTATTGCCAGCAAGTACCGCTTCAACACCGATACCGTCGCCAACGTGCTGGTCTCCCTGGACAGCACCACGGTGGTAGACTATTCCCTGCACCATCCCGAAATAACACTCTCGACGGAAGCCGTCGTGGACACCGCCGTAGACGACGCCATACAGGCAACGTTCAACATCGTGAACAACGGCAACGGTCTGCTTGACTACACGACCCGCCTGTTCTACGCCGGAGACGAGAACACCACCCCGTGGGATTCCGTGGGCTCGGTCGATGTGACTACCGGCACGAATGACCATTTGCTGTGGGGGTGTGAATTCTGGCGTGACCAGTGGTGGGCAAGCGGCGCCGCTGCGATGGACGGCCACGGCATGCTCTATCGCTTCAATCGCGATGGCTCTCCGGCAGGATCGATCCCCCAGCCGTCCACCACGCCGCTCGGCTGGTTTGACATGGCCACGGACGGGAACTTGCTCTATGGTTCGGACAGCCGCGCAATTTACGGCATCAATGCCCAGGGTGAGGTGATGGACACCATCCCCAGCCCGCTCAATCCGTCCCGCGCCATCGCCTACGATCCGCGCCTTGATCTGTTCTGGGTAGCCGACTACTCCTCTGACATCTACGCTATCGACCGCTCCGGCACGCAGATCGCCCGCGTTCCCAACAACGGCGCGAGTGCCCTGTCCATCACCGGGCTTGCGTGGAACGCCGACGATCCCAACGGCTACAAGCTCTACATCTTCAGCCGTGATCCCAACCAGGCCCCCACGCGAATCCGCGTCACCCGCATGTTGCCTGTTCAGCCCTTCACGCGGGAGACGGCAACCGATCTGGCCGGACTCCCCGGCGATCAAGCCGGTGGCTGCACGGTGACGTCGAACTGGAACAATTCGCTGGTCGTGTTCGGCGCGCTTCTCCACAACGGTTCTGCCGGCGACCGCATCGGCATCTACGAAACCGCCTTCAACAGTTCGTGGATCTCGCTGTCTCCGGCTACGGGTACGGTCGGCGGCGGCCAGTCACAGCAGATGACCGTCAACCTGAATCCCACCATTTTGCGCACCGCCAATTACACTGTAATGGCGCACATCAGCAGCACGGTTTGTGATACGCTGATGCGGTTGCCGATCACCTTCGTGGTTCGCCATACGCCCACGGATGTCAAACCGCAGCCGCCGCAGAGCATCCCCACGCAGTTCGCGCTTCAGCAAAACTATCCCAATCCCTTCAACCCCACGACGCAAATCCGCTTCGATCTGCCGCAGGCTCAGCACGTGCGACTCCGCATCTTTAACGCCTTGGGACAGCTCGTCGCAACTCTTGTAGATGAGACTCGCGATGCGGGTTCATACACCATTACATGGGATGCGCGCAACGTCTCCACCGGCCTGTATCTCTACCAGATCAAGGCCGGCAATTTCGTCGAAACACGCAAGATGCTCCTGATGAAATAG
- a CDS encoding ROK family protein — protein MTDVVVGMDIGGTNTKIGLVAHDGQCLAQADLSTTDYPDVNKYVAAVRTEIDRMISASKTPVALTGIGIGAPNGNYYHGTIEHAPNLVWKGIVPLADMFRTFYPVPVALTNDANAAAIGEMLFGGAKDMRNFIVITLGTGVGSGIVVNGELLYGHDGFAGEIGHTIFDPQGRDCGCGRHGCLETYASAGGIVRTVFELLANSREASELRDIPFDTMTSKMVAEAAQRGDTIALQAFDRTGYILGLKLADSVAHLSPEAIFLFGGLAKAGDLIFKPTHRYMEENMLAIFKNKVKLLPSGLTHGNVAILGAAALIYKELNKA, from the coding sequence ATGACTGACGTCGTTGTTGGAATGGACATCGGCGGGACCAATACCAAGATCGGTCTCGTCGCCCATGATGGCCAGTGTCTTGCCCAGGCCGATCTGTCCACCACCGATTATCCGGATGTCAATAAGTATGTAGCGGCTGTGCGCACCGAGATCGACCGTATGATCTCCGCAAGCAAAACGCCCGTTGCCCTCACCGGCATCGGCATTGGCGCGCCTAACGGCAACTACTATCACGGCACCATCGAGCATGCGCCCAATCTGGTGTGGAAAGGGATTGTGCCCCTCGCCGATATGTTCCGCACGTTCTACCCGGTTCCGGTTGCTCTGACCAATGACGCCAACGCGGCGGCCATCGGCGAGATGCTCTTCGGCGGCGCGAAGGACATGCGCAACTTCATCGTCATCACGCTCGGCACGGGTGTCGGCAGCGGCATCGTCGTCAACGGCGAACTGCTGTACGGTCATGATGGTTTTGCCGGAGAGATCGGCCACACCATCTTCGATCCGCAAGGCCGCGATTGTGGCTGCGGCCGCCACGGCTGCCTCGAAACCTACGCCTCCGCAGGCGGCATTGTACGCACTGTCTTCGAACTGCTCGCTAATTCGCGCGAAGCGTCCGAGCTGCGCGATATTCCCTTCGATACCATGACTTCCAAGATGGTCGCCGAGGCCGCGCAGCGCGGAGATACCATCGCGCTCCAGGCCTTCGACCGCACCGGCTACATTCTCGGCCTCAAGCTCGCCGATTCCGTGGCGCACCTGAGCCCTGAAGCCATCTTCCTCTTCGGCGGACTGGCCAAGGCAGGCGACCTCATCTTCAAGCCCACTCACAGGTACATGGAAGAGAACATGCTGGCGATCTTCAAGAACAAGGTCAAACTGCTGCCTTCGGGTCTCACTCATGGCAACGTCGCCATTCTTGGAGCCGCCGCGCTCATCTACAAGGAACTGAACAAGGCATGA
- a CDS encoding endonuclease/exonuclease/phosphatase family protein produces the protein MNLRRFPLYAVVALCFLIVLDASARDSAVRVMTYNIRYDNPADSLDNWKYRKNFVVSTVRYHAPDVFGIQEGLISQVHDLSAALRGFRWCGKGRDDGAEAGEFSAIFYDATRFVLLKDSTFWLSPTPDKPSKGWDAALNRIVTWAKLQDKQTRRVFFVFNTHFDHMGVTAREESAKLLLRQIRHIAKDKPAVVTGDFNSTDTEAPYAALTAKDSSKAIHLADALTICESPHHGPLKTFSGFDVHKGLIGDRIDFVFVSDGVRVIRHATLADFKSDERFPSDHLPVIAEIALP, from the coding sequence ATGAACCTGCGCCGCTTCCCCCTTTACGCCGTGGTTGCGCTCTGCTTTCTGATCGTGCTTGATGCTTCCGCGCGGGATTCCGCCGTGCGCGTCATGACCTACAACATCCGCTACGACAACCCCGCGGACAGCCTCGACAACTGGAAATACCGCAAAAACTTCGTGGTCTCCACTGTCCGCTATCATGCGCCGGACGTTTTCGGAATTCAGGAAGGCCTGATCAGTCAGGTGCACGATCTATCCGCCGCGCTCCGTGGCTTCCGCTGGTGCGGCAAGGGGCGCGATGACGGTGCCGAAGCCGGTGAATTCTCCGCCATCTTCTACGATGCCACTCGCTTTGTCTTGCTGAAGGACAGCACCTTCTGGCTCTCTCCCACTCCCGATAAGCCTTCCAAAGGCTGGGATGCCGCGCTGAATCGCATCGTCACCTGGGCCAAATTGCAGGACAAGCAGACGCGCCGCGTCTTTTTTGTCTTCAATACCCATTTCGACCACATGGGCGTTACAGCCCGGGAAGAAAGCGCGAAACTGCTTTTGCGGCAAATCCGCCACATTGCCAAGGACAAGCCCGCCGTCGTTACCGGGGACTTCAATTCCACCGATACGGAGGCTCCCTATGCTGCGCTTACCGCAAAAGACAGCAGCAAAGCCATTCATCTGGCCGATGCCTTGACCATCTGTGAGTCCCCGCATCACGGCCCGCTGAAGACCTTCAGCGGGTTTGACGTTCACAAGGGTCTGATCGGTGACCGCATTGATTTCGTCTTTGTCAGCGATGGCGTGCGCGTCATCCGCCATGCTACGCTGGCCGATTTCAAAAGCGATGAACGCTTCCCGTCGGATCATCTCCCCGTCATCGCCGAAATCGCTCTCCCCTAA